A single genomic interval of Juglans regia cultivar Chandler chromosome 1, Walnut 2.0, whole genome shotgun sequence harbors:
- the LOC109022169 gene encoding probable beta-1,3-galactosyltransferase 2, with protein MSWKSRGEQSSRSVVSQKWALLLCLGCFCAGMLFTNRMWAVPEHKGFMRTTAMEAEKLKLISEGCDPKALRLKEVKHESKDIMGEVFKTHNAIQTLDKTISNLEMELAAARAAQESIRSGSPLSQDVMKKKSSGKRRYLMVIGINTAFSSRKRRDSVRATWMPQGEKRKKLEEEKGIIVRFVIGHSATSGGILDRAIEAEDRKHGDLLRLDHVEGYLELSAKTKAYFSTAVALWDADFYIKVDDDVHVNIATLGETLVRHRSKPRVYIGCMKSGPVLNQKGVRYHEPEYWKFGEAGNKYFRHATGQLYAISRDLAAYISINQHVLHKYANEDVSLGSWFIGLDVEHIDDRRLCCGTPPDCEWKAQAGNICVASFDWSCSGICRSADRIKEVHRRCGEGENALWSASF; from the exons ATGTCTTGGAAAAGCAGAGGAGAGCAGTCTTCTAGAAGTGTTGTATCACAAAAATGGGCGCttttgctctgtttgggttgctTCTGTGCTGGAATGCTCTTCACCAATAG GATGTGGGCTGTTCCTGAACATAAAGGTTTCATGCGAACAACGGCAATGGAGgctgaaaaattaaaactgaTTTCGGAGGGCTGTGATCCAAAAGCT TTGCGTCTAAAAGAAGTGAAGCATGAATCCAAGGACATTATGGGGGAAGTCTTTAAGACTCATAATGCTATACA GACATTAGACAAGACTATATCAAACTTAGAGATGGAATTAGCTGCTGCAAGGGCAGCTCAGGAGTCTATACGAAGTGGCTCTCCTTTATCACAAGATGTAATGAAGAAGAAATCATCTGGGAAAAGAAGGTATCTAATGGTAATAGGAATTAATACTGCTTTTAGCAGCCGAAAGAGAAGAGATTCAGTTCGTGCAACATGGATGCCACAag gtgagaagagaaagaagctGGAGGAAGAAAAGGGCATTATTGTTCGTTTTGTCATTGGTCATAG TGCCACATCAGGGGGTATTCTAGACAGAGCTATTGAAGCAGAGGACAGAAAGCATGGAGATTTACTGAGGCTG GACCATGTAGAAGGTTACCTGGAATTGTCTGCCAAGACAAAGGCATATTTTTCTACTGCTGTCGCTTTGTGGGATGCAGATTTCTACATCAAAGTTGATGATGATGTCCATGTAAATATAG CAACACTTGGAGAGACTCTAGTTAGACATCGATCAAAACCACGGGTATATATTGGATGCATGAAATCTGGTCCTGTCCTTAATCAAAA GGGAGTGAGATACCATGAACCTGAGTATTGGAAATTTGGTGAGGCAGGGAACAAATATTTCCGGCATGCTACAGGACAGCTGTATGCTATTTCTAGAGATCTGGCCGCATACATATCGATAAACCA GCATGTTCTACACAAGTACGCTAACGAAGATGTCTCGCTGGGATCATGGTTTATTGGCCTTGATGTGGAGCACATCGATGATCGGAGACTATGTTGTGGCACTCCACCTG ATTGCGAGTGGAAGGCCCAGGCAGGCAACATCTGTGTAGCTTCATTTGATTGGAGCTGCAGTGGGATTTGCAGGTCTGCTGACAGGATTAAGGAGGTTCATCGGCGTTGTGGGGAAGGTGAAAATGCTTTGTGGAGTGCTTCTTTTTGA